The following are from one region of the Azoarcus sp. PA01 genome:
- a CDS encoding NAD(P)-dependent alcohol dehydrogenase: MRAIRLRNPAGLDRLELVELPDPGQPGPGEIRVRIHASSLNFHDLGVVIGAMPAADGRIPMSDGAGVVEAIGEGVDEFAVGDAVVSTFFPQWLEGEPRIADFSTTPGDGADGYACEFAVRPATAFTHAPRHYSHAQAATLTTAGLTAWRALICNGGLKAGDSVLVLGTGGVSIFALQFAKAMGATVIATSSSDEKLERVKALGANHVINYRRETDWASRVLDFTGGRGVDHIVEVGGPGTLAQSIQACRIGGHIALIGVLTGGAGSVPTAALMKRQQRLQGLIVGNRQHQNELVRAIEATGITPVIDRSFALKNIADAFRLQQAGRHFGKICLEF; encoded by the coding sequence ATGAGAGCGATCAGATTACGTAACCCCGCGGGCCTCGACCGCCTTGAGCTGGTCGAGCTTCCCGATCCTGGCCAGCCCGGACCGGGCGAGATCAGAGTGAGGATTCACGCCAGTTCCCTCAATTTCCACGACCTTGGGGTCGTCATCGGCGCCATGCCCGCGGCCGACGGGCGCATCCCGATGTCCGATGGCGCCGGAGTGGTCGAGGCAATCGGTGAAGGAGTCGATGAATTCGCCGTGGGCGATGCCGTGGTCTCGACTTTCTTTCCGCAGTGGCTGGAGGGCGAGCCCCGCATCGCTGACTTCTCGACCACTCCCGGCGACGGCGCCGATGGCTATGCATGCGAGTTCGCCGTTCGGCCAGCGACTGCCTTCACGCACGCACCGCGTCACTACAGCCACGCGCAAGCCGCCACGCTGACCACGGCCGGACTCACCGCATGGCGTGCGCTGATCTGCAACGGCGGCCTGAAAGCCGGCGACAGCGTACTCGTGCTGGGTACGGGCGGCGTTTCGATCTTTGCGCTCCAGTTCGCCAAGGCGATGGGCGCGACCGTGATCGCGACCTCTTCCTCGGACGAAAAACTCGAGCGTGTCAAAGCTCTCGGCGCCAACCACGTCATCAATTACCGCCGTGAAACGGATTGGGCTTCGCGCGTGCTCGATTTCACCGGCGGCCGCGGCGTCGATCACATTGTCGAAGTCGGAGGACCCGGCACCTTGGCTCAATCGATCCAGGCCTGCCGGATAGGAGGTCACATCGCATTGATCGGCGTGCTCACAGGGGGAGCAGGGTCCGTGCCTACGGCGGCGCTGATGAAGCGCCAGCAGCGCCTGCAAGGGCTGATTGTCGGCAATCGGCAACATCAGAACGAACTGGTCCGTGCCATCGAAGCGACCGGGATTACGCCAGTCATCGACCGCTCATTCGCGCTCAAAAACATCGCCGATGCGTTCCGTCTGCAACAGGCGGGACGGCACTTCGGGAAAATATGCCTGGAATTTTGA
- a CDS encoding FAD-dependent oxidoreductase: MKLPKDVKAEDFNAALEEFRRVVGEKWLFMSDEDMHLYRDAYSLQWGEPNELVASAAVAPENVEQVQGVVRVAAKYSIPLFAISTGKNLGYGGSAPNMAGNVIVDLKRMNKVIEVDDKRNFCIVEPGVSYFDLYKYIHERGFKVMMDVPDPAGAARWAMRSTMAWATRG, encoded by the coding sequence ATGAAACTTCCGAAAGACGTCAAGGCTGAAGACTTTAACGCCGCACTAGAAGAATTTCGTCGTGTCGTGGGTGAAAAATGGCTTTTCATGAGCGACGAGGACATGCATCTTTACCGGGATGCCTATTCCCTGCAGTGGGGAGAGCCCAATGAACTGGTCGCTTCCGCGGCGGTTGCTCCGGAAAATGTCGAGCAGGTCCAGGGCGTGGTACGCGTTGCCGCCAAATACAGTATCCCGCTGTTCGCCATTTCCACCGGCAAGAACCTGGGCTACGGCGGCTCTGCTCCGAACATGGCGGGCAACGTCATTGTCGATCTCAAGCGCATGAATAAGGTCATCGAAGTCGATGACAAGAGGAACTTCTGCATCGTCGAGCCGGGCGTCTCCTACTTCGATTTGTACAAGTACATCCATGAGCGCGGCTTCAAGGTCATGATGGACGTACCCGACCCGGCTGGGGCAGCCCGCTGGGCAATGCGCTCGACCATGGCGTGGGCTACACGTGGATGA
- a CDS encoding c-type cytochrome produces MMKNLLGACAAMLIMIASCPVGASGQTGAERGQAVFQEWCVSCHGTGPGHPGTQALDLRYQGSLPGALEQRLDLTPETVEAFVRNGISVMPFFRKTEISDAELDALGAYLSRNNPH; encoded by the coding sequence ATGATGAAAAATTTACTTGGCGCGTGCGCCGCCATGTTGATAATGATTGCATCCTGCCCGGTAGGAGCCAGCGGACAGACAGGGGCCGAGCGCGGCCAGGCAGTATTCCAGGAATGGTGTGTTTCCTGCCACGGCACCGGCCCCGGTCATCCGGGAACGCAGGCCCTTGATCTTCGCTATCAGGGCTCGCTGCCGGGGGCGCTGGAACAGCGCCTCGACCTGACCCCCGAGACCGTCGAGGCATTCGTGCGGAACGGCATTTCGGTCATGCCGTTTTTCCGCAAGACCGAGATCAGCGATGCCGAACTCGATGCTCTGGGAGCCTACCTGTCGCGCAATAACCCACACTAG
- a CDS encoding helix-turn-helix domain-containing protein produces MTNAETFSSVWDAVADTPQQAANLQARAELMRQIAAIIKAAEWTQAEAAEHCGVTQPRINDLLRGRVSRFSLDALVNIATALGRRVHLELEAA; encoded by the coding sequence ATGACCAATGCAGAGACTTTCAGCAGCGTGTGGGACGCTGTTGCCGATACCCCCCAGCAAGCCGCCAACCTTCAAGCACGGGCCGAACTGATGCGGCAAATCGCCGCGATCATCAAGGCGGCCGAATGGACGCAGGCCGAGGCGGCCGAGCACTGCGGCGTTACCCAGCCGCGCATCAACGATCTGCTGCGTGGGCGCGTTTCGCGTTTCTCGCTCGATGCCTTGGTGAATATCGCCACGGCCCTCGGCCGGCGCGTGCACCTGGAACTCGAGGCGGCCTAG
- a CDS encoding type II toxin-antitoxin system RelE/ParE family toxin, translating into MKLLRFLGDSLKCLREFPEDARHDAGYQLDKVQRGEQPDDFKPMPSIGKGVEELRVWDDSGTYRVIYTARLADVVYVLHAFQKKTQATGKRDVDLARKRYTDLMRGAE; encoded by the coding sequence ATGAAGCTACTTCGATTCCTCGGCGACTCGCTCAAATGTCTGCGGGAGTTTCCCGAGGATGCCCGGCACGATGCCGGCTACCAGCTAGACAAGGTGCAGCGCGGCGAGCAGCCTGACGACTTCAAGCCGATGCCGAGCATCGGCAAGGGCGTCGAGGAACTTCGAGTATGGGACGACTCGGGCACGTACCGCGTGATCTACACCGCACGCCTGGCCGATGTCGTCTATGTGCTTCATGCTTTTCAGAAGAAGACGCAGGCCACCGGCAAGCGCGACGTGGATCTGGCCCGGAAGCGATACACTGACCTGATGAGAGGTGCCGAATGA